GATTCTTCAtttttgtgtctttttttttttttttgagtctgagaatatacacaaaactagttTCGCCAGACTTCTGATAGAGTGACGCAAATCATAAGATTTTTTGCAGTTGGATCCTGAGACTCATTACGTTATCGAACCGTCGCACTACGAGACGTATTTTGAGTTAACGAAAGAGATAATATCTCGCTTCTGCAGTTGTATCGTccttttcttaatctttggttaattttatcaattttattcttTATAATATCCAGTTCTCCGTAGATCTTATTCTTTATAATATCCAGTTCTCCGTAGATAATACAGTTCTATCACTATTCAAAAGCCATAAGGCAACTATTCTACCATATTCAGTAGTTTTTCTTTCAACTCGATCTCctaattttcaaaatctcaTAATAATTAGTCCCTAATTCAAAAGTACATTTTGTTCGCACATATCATTGAAATTATTGTATCCTCGAGATCGCACATGAGGCAATGAAAAGGAATGGGTATTACATACATTGCCTTTTGATATAatagtaaaaagaaagaagacGAAATATATGATAGAGTTTAAGAGGTACGGTTTATATGATTTCGATAAATTGTCACTGGAAGATAAACCAAATTGCTCGGAAACAGTTTAGAGAAAAAGATTGGAATCAAGCTTCATAGACTTTGCATTCTTCATCGGCTGGGTTTGTCTTACAGAAATCTTCCAAAGGGTCTCCGCTTCCAGCAGCTACCTCTCCCGGCCACTTGGCAGCCACTAGGTGAGCCAAATCCACTACTCTTTGGCTATatcattaaattatatatatgacaatttaGTCATTAAATGTTTCAAACTCTAATTACATGTAGAAAgagaatttttatataaaaatgttaatcaGGTAAAAAGAACTTAGGAGACATATTTGCAAACTGATGTAGTGGTGAAGTCGAAATACATTCTGTCTATCGTGCAACTTAAATGAAATCCGgcaataataatatgtaaaatgcTGTAGTAtcggaaaaataaaaatttctttaaaatttgaagATCATGCTTTCTGTAAGTTAACGCATTAAATCAACTTGCagttatttaaaagaaaaccaaaattcTAAAAAGTGCCGAAATTACGTTATCGTGCATGTACTTATTAAAAAAGTcacatttctcaaaaaaaaaaaaaattgtttgaaaaattaaaactcGTTGGTTCCTTTCTGAAGAAATCATTGAAATAAAGgccaaagaaaaataataataatgtaaaccatatatttgatttaatctTATGAATGTATTATCTTTGTACCTGTAACCCCACTCGTTGTCGTACCAGGCGACCACCTTGACCATATCATCACCCATGACCATTGTGAGGGAAGAGTCAATGGTGGTTGAGACATCAGAGCACCTGAAGTCACAAGAGACAAGTGGCGTGTCGCAAACCTCTAAAACGCCCTTGAGCGGTCCAGCGGCCGCTTTTCTGAAGGCCTCGTTAACGTCTTCAGCAGTCAAACCTTTCTTCTCAACGTTTATAACAAGGTCAACCACAGAGACGTTTGGGGTCGGCACACGGAGTGCAATGCCGTTGAGTTTACCCTTCAGCTGGGGGAGCACCAACGACACCGCCTTTGCTGCACCTGTGCTAGTCGGTACAATGTTCAGTGCTGCGGCTCTTGCACGCCTTAGGTCCCTGTGTGATGCATCTAGGAGCCTCTGAAACATTGCAAACATATGTTACCATTGTTTGGATGAAAGTATTCTTGTACTACAAGCAGGAACCCAAACTACCAAATATCCGAGACCAAAACTGAATCAACCATGAAACATCTATCATCTACGGTTCAACTTTAATACACAAACAATGATGTAATCGTGATAAGTATGTTCAAATGGTATTTACTTGGTCCCCGGTGTAAGAGTGTGTCGTTGTCATAGTCCCCTTGACGATTCCTGTAATTGAGTAAGCTAAGAAACCATTGTCAACAATGTAATGATAGTAGAGAAAAGTAGTGTACCAAACTCTTCATCCAAAACTTTCGCAAAGGGAGCCAAACAGTTGGTGGTGCAAGATGCATTACTGCCAAGACAACCGAGAAGGAAACATGAGTACTCAACaactaatttgattttgtttaaaCTTTACCTAATGATGTTAGCAACGTCATGAGAATAGTCTTGCTCATTGACTCCCACAACATAGGTTGGGATATCAGCGCCTTTAGCTGGTGCTGTGATGATCACTTTCGAGGCTCCAGCTTGGATGTGCTTCCCTGCTCCTGGCCCATCAACAAACACTCCTGTTCcctgatatataaataaatctcTTTCGATTAATTTGCATGCGAATCATATCATTTGCAGCTTTAAGATAGAACATTCACCTCGATGACAATGTCAATGCCGAGCTCAGCCCATGGAAGCTTAAGAGGATCTCTGTTTGAGACGACTTTGATGAGCTTGCCATCAACGCTGATAGTTTCATTGTCGACTATTTTCACATCGGCCTTGAAGGTTCCAAGCATGGAGTCATACTTGAGCAAGTGGGATGCCTATACAAGATTTCACCAAGGTCAAAAAGAGAGATCAAAAATGCTAAATTATTGTAAGCAACTTACGTTCTTGACACCACCACTGTCGTTAAGCACAACAACTTCGAGAGGAGAGTCCTTGCGACCGTGCCAACACCTGAGGAAGTTCCTACCAATCCTTCCAAACCCATTGATGGCCACCTTCAGTTTTGCCACTGTCTCTCCTCTAACAGGAGAGGGTGTCCCCACAGCCTAATAATATTGCAcaaactcatcatcatcatatatatgcacatacataacaataaagttactgaaCCAATCAGTCACCTTGGGGGTGATTTGAGCAGCTATGGCATCAAAGAAAGATGCTTCCCCACCGTTACTGCTGACTCGCAGGCCGGAGAATGCAGCCACTTCTAGCCTCTGTATGGTTTAGCAACAAGAGAAAAGAGATAAACAAACcgtaaaacacacacacagagGGTTGTGCTAGGTAGAAGGAAGATTACCTTGGAGGAACATTGAGCTGGGATAGAGTGGATGGCACTCTTAGACTGCAGCCTCGGTTTGACGGGGATTCTGGAGACGGCAAGAGCTGAATGTGTGGCCATAGTTGCAAGAAGAGAAAAAGGCTAAGGATGCTGATCAAAATTTTGAGCAGTGGCATATATACATGCATCCTCACATctttgattttgataaaaagcATCCTGTGGTTGATAATGAAACAGATGAATATGTGGTTACTACGTAGGTAAGATACAATTGGGGATAAGATTGTGTGAGCCATTGATTAATAGTCCAGGTATCTctcacttattaaaaaaaaaaaaagactatttcCAAGTCGCATTTCGCGTAAGGAATctgaaatgatgatgatgatgatatatcGTTTAACATAgcataatgaaaaaaaaacagacaagaCGATGGTAGTGGTTTGAAGATGGAGGAAAAGTTTGGACAAAATTACACAGAAACAGCAAACAACAAGTAATAATGACCCACAATTTTGTTTCAGTATCCTAAAAAACAGATGAGATTATTCAGGCTGTAGCCTCAACTTCATCGGTGCTTAGAGCTGCACCATTAGGGGTGTCTTCTGATTTTAGCTGAGAGGACACATCGTCGATAGCAGAGTTGAGCTGAGCAATTTTGTCAGCCAATACCTTGCGAGTTTTCTGCATTAAGGCAAATACACAGTGTCGTTAATTATgctataaaaaaagaaaatcaacaaagagaaaaaatgaTATGTTTTCAAGTCACCTCCAAAGCTTTTTCCTCATCATATATGAACTTAGGCAATTTCCTCATGAGATCCTTTCGGTCTGCTCCAGCTATAGCCTTGCTGATCTGAAGTAATAAGTTTGCACATCATCACACATTGAGATAGCTGTAAGAGGGATCTCAACTAAACAAACCATGTGAAAGAGAATATATAAACCTGTGGTGCATACACACATCCAAGAGCACCGACTATGAGCCCGCCCAAAATGAACCCCCCCACAAACAGGCCAGTGCTGCCTGAACTGTCATCATCTCTGCAAGATAGACATTGCACAAACGATGACTATCAATTACTATGCTCAGAAGAACCGCGGCCTATGACTGGACTAACTATGGACATGTAAAAACAATGACAAAAGATTGGTTTTGATTCATCAGATCCCAAAAAGGGTAAATGCTAACCTGTATGCTGATTGGATGGTTAGGATCCTTTTGCCTCTAGGAGCAGAAAGCTGGATCTTTTTAGAGGGATTCAGCCCGAAAGAAACGTTGGCACGACGAGCAATTGGCTTCAGAGAAAAGCCTAGCATGAAATTGAAGGAGAAGGACCAAGGATTACTGAATCGAGAGATATGCTCACTTTTACAATACGAAATGGGAAGATATAATCAcgttacaaaaataatttatacgcTCGTCACTGCCAACTCTAAAATGAGAGTTAATTTGATTTGGGGAAAAGATAGAAATCACAGTAGAAAAAGCAATCGGGCTCCTGAGATTCGTGTGACCTCGACACAGCACTAAATCATAACGCTTCAAATAACGATAGAATCTCAAATTCGGATGCGTACCAGATGAAGGATGGAGTTGCTGAGTATTCctggaaagagagagagatgtcgAAAGAGCCGCCATCGATGGAACAAGTGAGAAGAAAAAACTTTGGATCCTCTCGGAGCTATTTGTGAGCCTGGAGGACCTTCGATGATATCTATGTTCTCATTCAGGGGTAATaatcaattaataatattatttacccAAATACAAAGAATAAATGACAAATAATACAAACATTTTTCTTTTAGGACAAATCTCCAAAaaagcacctttctaagtttatatcacaaaaatagcactcaaaaactaaaatgaccaaaatagcacttttctaagtttatcctttgaaaattttaatttttttatttttcaaaatttgaaatcttatccccaaaacctcatttttcaactctaaaccctaaaaccttaaactctaaaccctaaaccctaaaccccaaaccctaaacactaaaccctaaatcctaaaccctaaaccctaaactctaaaccctaaatcctaaactctaaaccctaaaccctaaactctaaaccctaaaccctaaattctaaaccctaaaccctaatccctaaatcctaaactccaccctttaactctaaaccctaagtttgtgacttttgataaaacattaagtgctatttttgtgacttttgaccttgagtactagtttgggaacaaaaacttgatttagtgctatttttgtctttttctcattttttttatcaaaccttAATTAGTTGATTTGGTGAAGTTGTACACTcctgggacggatcgggtatccgggcaattttaagatatccagatccggatccttatccggcggatccataattttattatccttatccggatccggggttcgcggatatccgggtgtcagatatccttctaaaaattataatatccggcggatatccggatccggatttggatccttaaaataaataaaaaataatattaatatatataaaatattaacaataatttaaaaataaaatatatataatgtttttaattattgcaatgtataatattacaaaatttacataaaatttatatatactattataaaataaaaatatattaaataaaattggtttttatatatagatattactatttttgaaatagttattaataaaatttacggatccggatatccgaactaaaaaatcaagatatccggatccggattcgactttgacggatccaacattttactatccggatccggattcggcctaTCTggatttttcggatcggatccggatcggatcacagatcgaatccggatctcagATAAAAGTCTCACGCCTAGAACTGTAGCCGTAATcaccttttttttcttgttgttcaaaaatttttttttttttcaatttttttttgctttttaacttcaaacacaacacaattatttaattattcaaatttaCGACAGTttgattaattaaatcaaagcaggaCATGTAAATGCAAGAACTAACTCACATAGTACACGAGATAATATCTTTACAAAGATATGTGTTATTACTAGTATTCTTTTAAAGCGAACTTACAAGTATCTCTTTAAACAGAACTCGAACAAGATCAAGACCCTTCTTGACGTGCTCCCCTAGCCTCACACGTCCTAAGATCGAATACAAGATTTCTAGAACCTCTACCCCTTAGCCCTTAGTGTTATTCACTCGCTTACAAGCTTAGCGAACTCCACTCTTATGCTAAGAATACAATTCTCTCGACAACCCTAATCCATAGGTCGAGTATGACTATATATACAATACAGCCAAATCGGCTATCCACGCCTATCTACCCAATATTCCCTATCTacccaaataaggcaagttccCTAAAACCTCTCCAAAGTCTTTTAGAAAACTTCCATCGTGAGATCTCTCTTCTCCAAGGAGAATCTCTTCAAGCTTGCTCCCTAAGATATCTTCATATCAACTTAGCCTTGATCCTCAATCCATTCCTCAAGTCGCAATCTTCATCTTGACTTGTTCATCCGCACGTACACCTCTTTGTTGCAGACTCTGCTCCATTCGCTGATGTACTTGCGTCTGTATCAGAACGTCCATCTGATCTTTGCATCTACAATCTCCCCCTTTTAGCTTTGGATGTCTCTCAAGTACCTGCACAGATCCGCTCAAACAGCCACACACATTTGAACATATATATCCTGAATAATACGTGCATTAAAGTTTAAATGAAGGTTCAAAACATGCGAGTTCAAGAGTTAGAGATaaacataaaaccaaaacacaaaaacCAGCAACATTGTTTTATCTCTCACTCCCCCATAATTAAAAAAccgagaaaaataaaaattttctcCCCCATAATCTAGTTCCCCTGATCATCCTGCTGCTGCGGATCGTCTGCCTCTTCTTCTCCCCCTGCTTGAGAGCATACATAGTTAAAATTCATAAAGATCagagtaaataaataatcagaTTGAGGACTTACTTGGGAACATCATGCTTGCAATTTGTCCCACGACGCTCGTCAGAGTCTGCATCACAGTTGCAAGCTGTTGAATTGCTTCGGAGGTCGTATCGAGAACCAGCTTTGCCTCTTCAGCATCTATCGGTTGTCCTGGGGCTGCAATGGATCCGAGGTGAATGATTTGAAACTTCCCAGCAGCCCGCGGAGACTTTCTCGGTGGCACATACCCAGAAGGAGCAGTCCTCTCAGAAGAAGGTGATGCAGTTGATGTTGATGCAGATTTCCCTTTCTTCTTAGCCTGTCTCTGAGCCTTCTTTGCAGCTTCTCGTTCTTCCTCTTGGTTCTTGAGATAGATCTCACCCAGACGAGAATCCTTCTTGTATGGGATTATAGGAGAAAGTTTCTCCCTTGGCTTTCTCTCCAGCTCGAATTGAGTTTGAAGGACCCCAAAGATTGTGCGAGGAAGAATTAGCCAGCGCGTATCTTTCTTTCCTCCCTCTTTTTGAAGCACTGCTAGGTTCAAAATATGGACGTAAAACATCTCTCCAACATCAATTCTTATTCCGTGAAACATCTTGTAGATGAGTCGAGCACGATCAGCTGATACAACATTCTTGTGAGAGGTTGGCACCCAGTTGTATGCTGAGAGGATCACAAGTGCAGCCTTGCACGGAGACAGATATCGCGTTGTAAGATTCCTGAGACTCAATGTGACTTCTGTCAAGAATTCTGCCAGCTCATCAATCGTGAGTGCATCAGCCATCTCATCAGCTTTCACTTCTTCCTCCGATAGGGGCATGAGATTCAAATACTCATTGATCTTGGTTGGAGAGAAATCAAACATGTGGCCTCGAACAGTCACTTCTACCCTATCCTTGGATGCTCTGGTAATTTCTCTAGGCAGTGCAGCGTAGAACTCCTTCACAATTTCTGGAATGTACCCAACCAGAGCTGTGACAGTTCTCTCTAAGTGACCTTTCTTGATGATATCAAGAAATCCCCAGGTGTCTTCAGCGTTCAAATCAACAGATCTCTCTGGTATGATTTCCCTAGAGGAGAAACTTTCATACCTATGTTCAGCCACAAGCTCTGCATTCACTAATTTCCTTGTTACCCTTGTTGAAGATCCTTCTGCCATAGTTGGTGGTGTAGATGTCTGAGTCTCCACGACAGATGGGGTAGACTTTCTTGCTGTCTTCCTCACAGGATTGTTTCTTTGAATCGATGCTGGAGACTTCCTTTTCTTGCTTTTGCCTGCTTTTTGATGTTGATCAACAGCTCCACATCCTCAACATCAACTTCTTCCACGCCTTCTGACTCGGTCTTCTCTGAGTCATCTCTTCCTTCGGATTCGTTCACAGCAGTCATCTTGACCTGAGTTGGTTCGATGATTGGCTCTGCATGGTCTGGTTTCTCTATCATATGTTCATCCTCAATGTGAGGCTCTGCTGGATCTGATTCAGCGTCTGATTCAGTATTGAGGTGCTCAGTTGCAGTGCCGAACACATCCGATCTGGACTGAGATGTTTGACTTCCCTACGGAGTCGTCTGTTCTTCATCATCGGAATAATCCACGAGACTCAACGGTGGTGGGTTTGAGGTTTTACCGGCGGCAGAAGTGTTCTTGTTCATCGACAtgtttttgagagagagagttttctttctttttgagactttgagttttgagagCAAAGAGAGTTATGAGAGAACTAAGTTGGCGTCTAGGGTTTATCAAGGGGTAATCATTTCCTTTTTGGTGCATTACCCCCATGATCTACTAGATATTCGCCATATCTCCCATTTTCTCCAAAATGGAAGTTTTTCAAATTCCAAAAATGCGAAATCTTCCATTTAGGCTCACACGATCTCTCTTCCCTTTTCTCTGATGTCGACACGTATTGCCCACTTATGACTTGATCGGATCGAATCTTCACTGTTCCACTGTGACACTTGATGACATAGACTAGTGATATTAACTCAATGACTTTAGCTGACACAACCACTTAGACAAAAGAACATTTAGTACATTAAACACGCAAGAAATGAGGGAACACCTGTcacacatattattttttttaactttgagTTCAACAAGCATTTTTGGTTTACCTTTCCCGTTGGCAACTGTTCGTCGAGTGATCCAGAGGATGACATAGCTTCTGCTATAGATGCACCCTTCTGCTCTACTAGATCCTCATCTGATCATCAGGCTTATTTCATGTCTAGCTTTCGCACAAATATACCTTTATCATGTCCTGACTCAGTTTTCAAACTTTATTCGTCATGAGAGAGCTGGGGGGTTGttacttcttttctttttcttgcccttttttttattctttttcttttctcttttcttttccaagAGTTTTCTCGTGCTCTCTTTTTGATGATGGGAGACACATGACATCTTCTTCCCCTTGTTACTTGATTGCTCTCTCGATGCGAAACCTATACTTTTTGAGATCATGACGGCATATTTGGCAGCTCTTTTCCACTACTTGCTTCTGATGTAAGACAAAATCTGAACTTTTGGTGCCTCTGTATCAGCTCTTCCGTCATCCCCTGTACACTTACACAAACTTGTTACATTTCACAAACCCCAATGGAGTTTCGAAGAGTAACAAAACGGTTAAGATCTAAAGGTTTAGTGAAAAGATCAGCTCGTTGTAATTCTTTGACAACGTGTTCAATCACTACCTGTTGTTCATCGACTAGTTCCCTGATGAAGTGATGTCGAAtgtcaatgtgcttggtccttgAGTGTTGCACCGAATTCTTTGATATATCGATTGCACTCTTGTTGTCACTGTAGACCAGAAATGATCCAATATCCATGCCATAGTCAGCAGACATTTGCTTCATCCACATCAGCTATGTGCAGCAACTCCCCATCGCAATGTATTCTCTTCTGCGGTAGACAATGATACAGAGTTCTGCTTCTTGCTTAACCATGCAATCATGTTGTTTCCGAGAAATAAACATCCTCCACTGGTACTCTTCCGGTCGTCTACACTtcctgcccaatctgcatcgC
The window above is part of the Brassica napus cultivar Da-Ae chromosome C8, Da-Ae, whole genome shotgun sequence genome. Proteins encoded here:
- the LOC106405503 gene encoding glyceraldehyde-3-phosphate dehydrogenase GAPB, chloroplastic, whose amino-acid sequence is MATHSALAVSRIPVKPRLQSKSAIHSIPAQCSSKRLEVAAFSGLRVSSNGGEASFFDAIAAQITPKAVGTPSPVRGETVAKLKVAINGFGRIGRNFLRCWHGRKDSPLEVVVLNDSGGVKNASHLLKYDSMLGTFKADVKIVDNETISVDGKLIKVVSNRDPLKLPWAELGIDIVIEGTGVFVDGPGAGKHIQAGASKVIITAPAKGADIPTYVVGVNEQDYSHDVANIISNASCTTNCLAPFAKVLDEEFGIVKGTMTTTHSYTGDQRLLDASHRDLRRARAAALNIVPTSTGAAKAVSLVLPQLKGKLNGIALRVPTPNVSVVDLVINVEKKGLTAEDVNEAFRKAAAGPLKGVLEVCDTPLVSCDFRCSDVSTTIDSSLTMVMGDDMVKVVAWYDNEWGYSQRVVDLAHLVAAKWPGEVAAGSGDPLEDFCKTNPADEECKVYEA
- the LOC106405504 gene encoding uncharacterized protein LOC106405504 — protein: MAALSTSLSLSRNTQQLHPSSGFSLKPIARRANVSFGLNPSKKIQLSAPRGKRILTIQSAYRDDDSSGSTGLFVGGFILGGLIVGALGCVYAPQISKAIAGADRKDLMRKLPKFIYDEEKALEKTRKVLADKIAQLNSAIDDVSSQLKSEDTPNGAALSTDEVEATA